The Metabacillus schmidteae genome has a segment encoding these proteins:
- a CDS encoding FadR/GntR family transcriptional regulator gives MRTINFIPVSSKKLYIQIYNQILSEIEVGVVKEGEKLPSERELCELFNVSRAPVRQALSALELNGVIYSRQGEGVFVKNNKILTGNFQTSFFLKSISPEDIVEARMSIEPLIIEFAAIRATDEDIKALQKTIKKMEEETKAGIYVPETDETLHKQIAEASHNDLFIKFMSAISNAMKQQEMWHFIRDRTVTRPDYRDINFDEHLSLIKAIEEHNAKEAVELMTSHMENLYERYWKA, from the coding sequence GTGAGGACGATCAATTTTATCCCTGTTTCCAGTAAAAAACTATATATACAAATTTATAATCAAATACTATCAGAGATTGAAGTTGGCGTAGTAAAAGAAGGGGAAAAGCTTCCTTCGGAAAGAGAGTTATGTGAACTTTTTAATGTGAGTCGGGCACCTGTTAGGCAGGCTCTTAGTGCATTAGAGTTGAATGGAGTTATTTATTCACGCCAAGGGGAAGGCGTATTCGTGAAAAATAATAAGATTCTAACAGGGAATTTCCAAACATCCTTCTTTTTAAAATCGATTTCCCCAGAGGATATTGTTGAAGCAAGGATGAGTATTGAGCCGTTGATCATTGAATTTGCTGCAATAAGAGCTACAGATGAAGATATTAAAGCACTTCAAAAGACGATCAAAAAGATGGAAGAAGAAACGAAAGCCGGAATATATGTACCAGAAACAGATGAAACATTACACAAACAAATAGCAGAGGCTTCTCATAATGACTTATTTATAAAGTTTATGTCTGCTATTAGCAATGCAATGAAGCAGCAGGAAATGTGGCATTTTATTCGAGATAGAACGGTAACCAGACCAGATTATAGAGATATAAATTTTGATGAACATCTATCTCTTATCAAAGCTATTGAGGAACATAATGCAAAAGAAGCAGTAGAATTAATGACCTCTCATATGGAAAATCTTTATGAGCGATATTGGAAGGCATAA
- a CDS encoding GapA-binding peptide SR1P — MGTVICQNCNSTIDHFENEKVTVLYSKCECCDSAKKIDRTK, encoded by the coding sequence ATGGGTACAGTAATTTGCCAAAATTGTAATTCAACGATAGATCACTTTGAAAATGAAAAGGTAACTGTTCTTTATTCTAAGTGTGAATGCTGTGACAGCGCTAAAAAGATTGATCGTACAAAATAA
- a CDS encoding transketolase family protein, with protein MSILEKTLTTKKATREAFGDEIVKLGKENKDIYVIDVDIAKSCKTSNFIKQLPDQHINVGIAEQNAAGLAAGLATTGKIPFVSTYAVFGSLRMAEQIRQEVCYPNLNVKIACSHGGLTPASDGGSHQAIEDMGVLRSFPNMTVIMGADYYSTRKLVEQAAKMYGPVYLRFTRDTVPIIYDEHEEFTIGKAKKLQEGSDIAIIANGDTVRLAIEATKELEKEGISVKLLDMHTIKPLDRDAVVECLEVGKIISVEDHNILNGLGSAVCEVVAEEGKGKVSRIGVQDQFGQSAPYEKLLEMNGITVENIINTAKKLLK; from the coding sequence ATGAGTATCTTAGAAAAAACGCTAACGACAAAGAAAGCAACCAGGGAAGCTTTTGGTGATGAAATTGTAAAGCTAGGAAAAGAAAATAAAGATATTTATGTAATTGATGTTGATATTGCGAAATCTTGTAAAACGAGCAATTTTATTAAGCAATTACCTGATCAACATATAAATGTTGGAATTGCCGAGCAAAACGCAGCTGGTTTAGCAGCAGGTCTTGCAACCACTGGGAAGATTCCTTTTGTAAGCACTTACGCTGTTTTTGGTTCTTTAAGAATGGCAGAGCAAATCAGACAAGAGGTTTGTTATCCAAACTTAAATGTTAAAATTGCTTGTTCTCACGGTGGATTAACTCCAGCTAGTGATGGTGGAAGTCACCAAGCCATTGAAGATATGGGAGTATTAAGAAGCTTTCCAAATATGACAGTTATTATGGGTGCAGATTACTATTCTACTAGAAAGCTGGTTGAGCAGGCAGCAAAAATGTATGGTCCTGTTTACCTTCGCTTTACAAGAGATACTGTTCCAATCATTTATGATGAGCATGAAGAATTTACAATCGGTAAGGCTAAAAAGTTACAAGAAGGTTCAGACATAGCCATTATTGCAAACGGTGACACTGTGCGCTTAGCAATTGAAGCGACAAAAGAATTAGAAAAAGAAGGAATCTCTGTCAAGCTATTAGATATGCATACAATTAAACCATTAGACCGTGATGCTGTGGTTGAATGTTTAGAAGTTGGAAAAATTATTTCTGTCGAAGACCACAATATATTAAATGGATTGGGTAGCGCTGTGTGTGAAGTTGTAGCTGAAGAAGGCAAAGGGAAAGTAAGTAGAATTGGGGTTCAGGATCAATTTGGTCAGTCTGCTCCATATGAAAAGCTATTAGAAATGAATGGAATCACTGTTGAAAACATCATTAATACTGCAAAAAAATTACTTAAATAA
- a CDS encoding IS110 family RNA-guided transposase, translating into MNSNTNHKINQVSETTLVIGIDIAKQKHFACAMDDRGRVLEKSFPFFQSDAGFEQLVKRIKSLQSLHQKSEVIVGFEPTGHYWMNLAAYLVDQQIRFVLVNPMHVNRTKELDDNLQTKNDQKDARVIASLIRDGRFTYSRILTGVEAELRNGASLRSKLQEDITSIKNRMIRWTDLYFPEFQHIFKSFGKNACAVLEMTPLPIDFDGKSDKELIQLYKNVEGLQCLSFSKIQKLKMLATKSIGLTEGLEMGRFEIKTLLSQFKALSKQLEVLSSRLSELAQQLTDYEYILSIPGLGENTAVELLSEIGSLSHYEHPRQLIKLAGLTLRENSSGKHKGQKKISKRGRRKLRAILYRVILPLIQHNIAFKSLYQYYTTRTVNPLKKKEAMVVLCGKLLKILHALCVKRVHFNASLMIRDLHCLQEAA; encoded by the coding sequence ATGAATAGTAATACCAATCACAAAATTAATCAAGTTTCTGAAACTACTTTGGTCATTGGAATCGATATTGCCAAGCAGAAACACTTTGCATGTGCAATGGACGATCGTGGCCGTGTGTTAGAGAAATCATTTCCGTTCTTTCAATCAGATGCCGGTTTTGAACAGCTGGTTAAAAGAATCAAGTCTCTACAATCTCTCCATCAAAAATCAGAGGTTATAGTTGGATTTGAACCCACTGGGCACTATTGGATGAACTTAGCTGCATATCTGGTTGATCAGCAAATTCGATTTGTCTTGGTAAATCCTATGCACGTCAATAGAACGAAAGAATTAGATGATAACCTTCAAACCAAAAACGACCAAAAAGACGCTCGTGTTATCGCTAGCTTAATACGTGACGGACGGTTCACTTATTCTCGAATACTAACTGGAGTAGAAGCAGAACTTCGAAACGGAGCGAGCCTTCGGTCTAAATTACAAGAAGATATTACATCTATTAAAAACCGTATGATACGTTGGACAGATCTTTATTTCCCTGAGTTTCAGCACATATTCAAAAGTTTTGGGAAGAACGCTTGCGCTGTGCTTGAAATGACACCATTACCAATCGATTTTGATGGTAAAAGTGATAAAGAACTGATTCAGCTATACAAAAATGTAGAAGGACTACAATGTCTTTCTTTTTCTAAGATTCAAAAGTTAAAAATGCTAGCCACCAAGTCCATCGGACTTACAGAGGGATTAGAAATGGGACGATTTGAGATAAAAACATTGCTTTCTCAATTCAAGGCTCTTTCAAAACAACTAGAAGTTTTATCTTCAAGATTATCTGAACTCGCACAGCAATTGACAGACTACGAGTATATCTTATCTATTCCTGGTTTAGGTGAAAATACAGCAGTTGAATTACTCTCTGAGATTGGTTCCCTTAGCCATTATGAGCATCCACGCCAACTAATTAAATTAGCGGGACTCACACTTAGGGAAAACTCTTCAGGCAAACATAAAGGTCAAAAGAAAATCTCAAAAAGGGGTAGAAGAAAACTCAGAGCTATATTATACAGAGTTATTCTTCCTTTGATTCAACATAACATAGCATTTAAATCCCTTTACCAATACTACACAACTCGTACTGTTAATCCGCTGAAGAAGAAAGAAGCCATGGTTGTATTATGTGGGAAGTTACTTAAAATTCTACACGCTTTGTGTGTGAAACGTGTGCACTTTAATGCAAGTCTTATGATAAGAGACCTCCATTGCCTCCAAGAGGCAGCTTGA
- a CDS encoding TRAP transporter substrate-binding protein, with the protein MRKTILSIMLVMMVIFLAACGGKETSSEKSSSNGDKINIKFAHSAVESNSRHEAALKFKSLVEEKSNNQITVEVFPNEVLGSEPQMVEGVSFNDIQMVAASTFAQYEPKVDVFGLPFLFETNEQAWEALDGPIGEEVFAGLLDDNLRVLGHFENGFRHVTNNSKPIEKVEDLKGLKIRTPEMPILVSIFESLGANPTPMAFGELYMALQQGTVDGQENPISNIHATKFYEVQKYLSLTSHSYSPTTVAISDEFWQTLTPEQQEIVQSSLKEASTFHRDLVMKDEETLLKELEKEGMKVNKPDIASFREASKSVYEEYEDTYGKDLIDRILKAQE; encoded by the coding sequence ATGAGGAAAACAATTTTATCTATCATGTTAGTAATGATGGTGATCTTTTTAGCAGCATGCGGTGGGAAAGAAACATCAAGTGAAAAGAGTAGTAGCAATGGAGACAAAATTAATATTAAATTTGCACATAGCGCAGTTGAATCAAATTCAAGACATGAGGCTGCTTTGAAATTTAAATCGTTAGTAGAAGAGAAGTCCAATAATCAAATAACTGTGGAAGTTTTCCCAAATGAAGTTTTAGGCAGTGAGCCGCAAATGGTAGAAGGTGTTTCATTTAACGATATTCAAATGGTGGCTGCTAGTACGTTCGCACAATATGAACCAAAGGTAGATGTTTTTGGATTACCTTTCTTATTTGAGACAAATGAACAGGCATGGGAAGCATTAGACGGCCCAATCGGTGAAGAAGTATTTGCAGGGTTACTTGATGACAATTTACGTGTGCTGGGACATTTTGAAAACGGATTCAGACATGTGACGAATAATTCAAAACCAATTGAAAAAGTTGAAGATTTAAAAGGATTAAAAATTCGTACGCCTGAAATGCCTATATTAGTTAGTATCTTTGAATCGCTTGGAGCAAACCCTACCCCAATGGCATTTGGAGAACTCTATATGGCCTTACAACAAGGTACGGTGGATGGACAGGAAAATCCTATCTCAAATATCCATGCAACGAAGTTCTATGAAGTTCAAAAATATCTAAGTTTAACAAGTCATTCATATAGCCCAACGACTGTCGCAATTAGTGATGAATTTTGGCAAACGCTAACACCTGAACAACAGGAAATCGTTCAATCAAGTTTAAAAGAAGCTTCAACATTTCATAGAGACTTAGTTATGAAGGATGAAGAGACTCTTTTAAAAGAGCTTGAAAAAGAGGGAATGAAAGTAAATAAACCAGATATCGCATCTTTTAGAGAAGCTTCCAAATCTGTATATGAAGAATATGAAGATACTTATGGTAAAGACCTTATCGACCGTATCCTAAAGGCTCAAGAGTAA
- a CDS encoding zinc-dependent alcohol dehydrogenase, which translates to MKAALFDRVEHFTVIGKEVPKIKGNEVLIQVISAGICGSDIHAYLGKHPFRHPPSILGHEVVGEIIELGHSVSTYEEGDMVTIEPQIGCGNCHSCIKGDYNLCEEKVVLGTTKWDGGFAEYVVAKEKSVYKLPKSLTPDLAVLTEPLAVGVHAVNIAEVKKGDKVAILGSGPIGLVTAVAAHAKGAETICLTDAIDKNLEIGKKLCATDVVNVRYQSLKEYAAAHIGQFDHVFLTASYETIVDDALNIIKRKGKIISIALFEEQVSIDLNRLMISEIQIYGSSMYVKEDFNMAIDILASRKYKLESLITHRYQFDQINEAMEVALTKNGSPIKIVLDMMKN; encoded by the coding sequence TTGAAAGCAGCATTATTTGATAGGGTTGAACATTTTACGGTCATTGGAAAAGAGGTACCAAAAATAAAGGGGAATGAAGTGTTAATTCAAGTCATAAGTGCCGGGATATGTGGTTCTGATATTCATGCATATTTGGGAAAACATCCTTTTCGGCATCCACCAAGCATTTTAGGACATGAAGTAGTCGGCGAAATAATAGAGTTGGGGCATAGTGTCTCAACTTATGAAGAAGGAGATATGGTCACGATTGAACCGCAGATTGGATGTGGGAATTGCCATTCTTGTATAAAAGGGGACTATAATCTTTGCGAAGAAAAAGTTGTACTCGGAACAACAAAGTGGGATGGGGGTTTCGCAGAATATGTAGTAGCTAAAGAGAAGAGTGTTTACAAACTTCCGAAATCATTAACGCCAGATTTAGCTGTCCTTACAGAACCTCTAGCAGTAGGTGTTCATGCTGTAAATATTGCCGAAGTAAAAAAGGGAGATAAAGTAGCCATACTTGGTTCAGGACCTATAGGACTTGTTACGGCAGTTGCTGCTCATGCCAAAGGGGCTGAAACGATATGTTTGACAGATGCGATCGATAAAAATTTAGAAATAGGAAAAAAACTATGTGCAACAGATGTTGTGAATGTAAGGTATCAATCCTTAAAAGAATATGCTGCTGCTCATATTGGCCAATTTGATCATGTTTTTCTTACTGCGAGTTATGAAACGATAGTAGATGATGCCTTGAATATTATCAAAAGAAAAGGAAAAATCATTTCTATTGCCTTATTCGAAGAACAAGTTTCGATTGATTTAAATAGATTGATGATTTCAGAGATTCAGATATATGGATCTTCTATGTATGTAAAAGAAGACTTTAATATGGCAATTGATATTTTAGCGAGTCGTAAGTATAAGCTTGAATCATTAATTACGCATAGATATCAATTTGACCAGATAAATGAGGCGATGGAAGTAGCCTTAACAAAAAACGGTTCTCCAATAAAAATTGTTCTTGATATGATGAAAAATTAA
- a CDS encoding FadR/GntR family transcriptional regulator, whose protein sequence is MIKISFNRVSSEKLYIQIYNQILSEIQSGSFNIGDKLPAERELCEQFGVSRAPVRQALSALELNGIIYSRQGEGVYVKNTQILNHSDSAFILDSTSPEDIVEARMNIEPVIIKYAALRATDEDIEELRSTIQKMEEETKSGIYVPETDEALHKGIAKASHNDLFIKIMAAISNAMKQQEMWKLIRDRTFTRPDYRDVNFEEHKMLIKAIEEHDELKAVDLMTTHMQNLYDRYWKD, encoded by the coding sequence GTGATTAAAATTAGCTTTAATCGAGTATCCAGTGAAAAATTATATATACAAATTTATAATCAAATTCTTTCAGAAATCCAATCAGGATCTTTCAATATAGGTGATAAATTACCTGCAGAACGAGAGCTTTGTGAACAGTTTGGAGTTAGTCGTGCTCCGGTTAGACAAGCATTAAGTGCTCTTGAGTTGAATGGTATCATATACTCTCGTCAAGGAGAAGGTGTGTATGTTAAAAATACACAAATATTAAATCATTCTGATTCAGCTTTTATATTGGATTCAACCTCCCCAGAAGATATTGTAGAAGCAAGAATGAATATTGAGCCGGTTATTATTAAATATGCTGCACTAAGAGCAACTGACGAGGATATTGAGGAACTTCGCTCAACAATTCAAAAAATGGAGGAAGAAACAAAGTCTGGCATCTATGTCCCGGAGACTGATGAAGCTCTTCATAAAGGAATAGCTAAGGCTTCTCATAATGACTTATTTATTAAAATTATGGCTGCAATAAGTAATGCAATGAAACAGCAGGAAATGTGGAAGCTCATTCGAGATCGGACATTTACTCGTCCAGATTATCGAGACGTTAACTTTGAAGAGCATAAAATGCTTATTAAAGCCATCGAAGAGCATGATGAATTGAAAGCTGTAGACCTAATGACGACTCATATGCAGAACCTCTATGATCGATATTGGAAAGATTAA
- a CDS encoding TRAP transporter small permease, which translates to MSVIKWLDENIEGFLLILLSILTVVVVFIQVFMRYVLSSSLVWSEELARYAFIWMIYIGVSYGVKRQAHISVDALAMLFKRKGKFLLAMCANVAFLAFAVILIYFSFEVVIQVTRTSPALNIPMQWVYAAPMVGLLLTAIRIIQRMKIQFDLFRSGE; encoded by the coding sequence ATGTCGGTTATAAAATGGTTAGATGAGAATATAGAGGGCTTCTTACTTATTTTACTTAGTATCCTAACAGTAGTAGTCGTTTTTATCCAAGTGTTTATGAGGTATGTGTTAAGTTCCTCCCTTGTTTGGTCAGAGGAGCTAGCCAGGTATGCTTTTATATGGATGATTTATATCGGGGTAAGTTATGGAGTGAAACGGCAAGCACATATAAGTGTTGACGCATTGGCAATGCTGTTTAAAAGAAAAGGCAAGTTTTTGTTAGCGATGTGCGCAAATGTAGCATTTTTAGCATTTGCTGTTATTCTTATATACTTTAGTTTTGAAGTCGTCATTCAAGTTACACGTACTTCACCCGCTTTAAATATACCTATGCAATGGGTGTACGCAGCTCCAATGGTTGGATTATTATTAACGGCTATTAGAATCATTCAAAGAATGAAAATTCAATTTGATCTATTTAGATCTGGGGAGTAG
- a CDS encoding TRAP transporter small permease has product MKVIKWLEEHFEEYILIVLSVLTVIIVFTQVFMRYVLGESLTWSEEVARYLFIWMIYVGISYGVKKEKHLGVDAFPMLFEKKGKIIIDMIASFSFLLFAVIMTYYGFDIVLKVTRESAALELPLEWVYAAPVVGMILTSIRLIQKLVRLVNQLKTLNQPNFDQSEEKTDLREEIV; this is encoded by the coding sequence ATGAAAGTAATCAAGTGGTTAGAAGAACACTTTGAAGAATATATCTTAATCGTATTGAGTGTTCTTACAGTAATTATTGTATTTACACAAGTATTTATGAGATATGTGCTGGGAGAGTCTCTTACTTGGTCAGAGGAAGTTGCAAGATATCTATTTATTTGGATGATATATGTAGGTATTAGTTATGGAGTGAAAAAAGAAAAACATCTTGGTGTCGATGCCTTTCCAATGCTGTTTGAAAAAAAGGGAAAAATAATCATTGATATGATCGCCAGTTTCTCATTTTTACTATTTGCTGTGATCATGACTTACTACGGTTTTGATATCGTCCTAAAGGTAACGAGAGAATCAGCTGCATTGGAATTACCTCTTGAATGGGTTTATGCTGCACCTGTCGTCGGAATGATTTTAACATCGATTCGTCTCATTCAAAAATTAGTTCGTTTAGTAAACCAATTGAAAACGTTAAATCAACCTAACTTTGACCAGAGTGAAGAAAAGACTGATCTTCGGGAGGAAATTGTATGA
- a CDS encoding SDR family NAD(P)-dependent oxidoreductase, whose amino-acid sequence MFQLHDRVAIVTGSGSKKGIGRTIALALAKQGAAIVVADLNLEGIDDTVNAITEAGGKALGVELNVTNKESVDAMIEKVLVEYGRIDILVNNAGISQKVTVQDMTLEDMTRVFNVNMFGLFLCTQAVLEPMKKQKFGRIINLSSVSAKRGGGVFGGAHYSASKAAVLGFSKNLAREVAVDGITVNSVAPGLVNTEIWKSLPEEDAKKVIDSIPMGRPGEVSEIASAISFLASEEASYITGEEIDINGGSHMD is encoded by the coding sequence ATGTTTCAATTACATGATAGAGTAGCAATCGTAACAGGAAGTGGATCAAAAAAAGGCATTGGACGTACAATTGCATTAGCTCTTGCAAAACAAGGTGCAGCGATTGTTGTAGCAGATTTAAACTTAGAAGGAATCGATGATACTGTAAACGCGATTACTGAAGCTGGTGGTAAGGCATTAGGTGTAGAATTAAATGTAACAAATAAAGAGTCTGTTGATGCCATGATCGAAAAGGTACTCGTAGAATACGGAAGAATTGATATCCTCGTTAATAATGCGGGCATATCTCAAAAAGTAACTGTTCAGGACATGACACTTGAGGATATGACGAGAGTCTTTAATGTTAATATGTTTGGTCTGTTCCTATGTACTCAAGCAGTACTAGAGCCGATGAAAAAACAAAAGTTTGGTCGAATCATTAATCTGTCCTCTGTATCTGCAAAAAGAGGTGGAGGAGTTTTTGGTGGAGCACATTATTCAGCATCTAAAGCTGCTGTATTAGGCTTCTCTAAAAATCTTGCACGTGAAGTAGCTGTTGATGGAATCACTGTAAACAGTGTTGCACCTGGACTAGTAAACACAGAAATTTGGAAGTCTCTTCCTGAAGAAGATGCAAAGAAGGTTATTGATAGCATTCCAATGGGTAGACCTGGTGAAGTTAGTGAAATTGCATCAGCAATTTCATTCTTAGCGTCAGAAGAAGCATCTTATATTACAGGCGAAGAGATAGATATTAACGGTGGTTCTCACATGGATTAA
- a CDS encoding TRAP transporter large permease has protein sequence MTSFVLFGTFFLFMLLSVPIAISLGLAGLVTAVYSPNISITFLAQGFVTSTDNFALMAIPFFILAGEIMGKGGISSRLFNLANIFVGRYTGGFAIAAVVTCMFFAAISGSGPATVAAVGGIMIPAMVAEGYDRKFATAVIVTAGSIGIIIPPSIPMVLFGVSANQSIGDLFLGGIIPGILIGICLMIWCYFYSKKKGYSGTKESFSFKKMLSALNQAKWSLLVPIIILGGIYGGIFTPTEAAVFGVVYAAFVSLFLHKEIKISKFPKIIAEAAISSVSILIIIGTANAFGTILTMEKIPQAVAESFLSISENSIVIILIIILLLLIIGCFIDTSAAVIIFTPILFPVASQVGLDPIHFGIIMIVTLSIGFITPPLGVNLFVGSGISGLSMPTLVRAVVPFFFIMLVSLAIIAVIPKLTLLLL, from the coding sequence ATGACTAGTTTTGTATTATTTGGTACCTTCTTTTTGTTTATGCTTCTTTCCGTCCCGATTGCAATCTCTCTAGGGTTAGCGGGTTTAGTCACGGCCGTTTATTCACCGAATATTTCTATTACGTTTCTTGCACAAGGCTTTGTCACTTCGACTGATAATTTCGCGTTAATGGCCATTCCTTTTTTTATCCTGGCCGGTGAGATAATGGGTAAGGGAGGAATATCAAGTCGATTATTCAATTTAGCTAATATATTTGTAGGTCGTTATACAGGCGGTTTCGCAATAGCAGCAGTTGTCACTTGTATGTTCTTTGCGGCTATTTCCGGATCTGGGCCAGCAACAGTAGCAGCAGTTGGCGGCATTATGATTCCTGCAATGGTAGCGGAAGGCTATGATAGAAAATTTGCAACTGCTGTAATCGTAACAGCTGGGTCTATTGGAATCATTATTCCTCCAAGTATCCCGATGGTTCTTTTTGGAGTTTCAGCTAACCAGTCAATCGGGGATTTATTCCTAGGTGGTATTATCCCTGGAATTTTAATTGGAATTTGTTTGATGATTTGGTGTTATTTCTATTCCAAGAAGAAGGGCTATTCAGGTACGAAAGAGAGCTTCAGCTTTAAAAAGATGCTTAGTGCTTTAAATCAAGCCAAATGGTCACTTTTAGTTCCAATCATTATATTAGGCGGGATATACGGAGGAATTTTTACTCCAACAGAAGCAGCTGTTTTTGGAGTTGTATACGCAGCGTTTGTTAGTCTATTCCTGCATAAGGAAATCAAAATCAGCAAATTCCCTAAAATTATTGCGGAAGCAGCTATAAGCTCTGTTTCTATTCTCATTATTATTGGAACAGCAAACGCATTTGGTACGATTCTAACAATGGAGAAAATACCACAAGCTGTTGCAGAGTCTTTCTTATCAATATCTGAAAACTCAATAGTGATCATATTAATCATCATTCTTTTGTTACTCATTATAGGATGTTTTATTGATACATCAGCAGCAGTGATTATCTTTACACCAATTCTTTTTCCAGTAGCAAGCCAAGTAGGTTTAGATCCAATTCATTTTGGAATTATCATGATTGTGACATTATCGATTGGTTTTATTACACCGCCACTTGGTGTGAATCTATTTGTCGGCTCAGGTATATCCGGACTTAGTATGCCTACATTAGTAAGAGCTGTTGTCCCGTTCTTTTTCATCATGCTTGTTAGTTTGGCAATTATTGCAGTTATACCCAAATTAACACTTTTATTACTGTAA
- a CDS encoding transketolase, producing MKNISIEELKDIAIEMRKTAVTMIHKAQAGHPGGSLSAADLMTALYFKEMNIDPSNPNWEDRDRFVLSKGHVCPIQYSALALKGYVPYDTIYTLREYGSPFQGHPDMKKCPGIDISTGSLGQGLSCGVGMAIAGKRDKKDYRVFSLLGDGECQEGQIWEAAQTAVKYQLDNLVVFVDNNRLQIDGTTDEVMPLQDLEKKFEVFGFETKRIDGHSMEEIVEVLDEVRFAKNGKPKCIVMDTIKGKGVSYMEDVADWHGVAPNDEEYKQAIGEIAGGLK from the coding sequence TTGAAAAATATAAGTATTGAAGAATTAAAAGACATAGCGATAGAAATGAGAAAAACAGCTGTAACAATGATTCACAAAGCACAAGCAGGTCATCCAGGTGGTTCATTATCTGCTGCGGATCTAATGACAGCGCTATATTTTAAAGAAATGAACATTGATCCAAGCAATCCTAATTGGGAAGATCGTGACAGATTTGTCCTTTCCAAAGGACATGTTTGTCCAATTCAATACTCAGCTTTGGCCTTAAAAGGGTATGTCCCATATGACACAATTTACACATTAAGAGAATATGGTTCTCCATTCCAAGGGCATCCAGACATGAAGAAATGTCCTGGTATTGATATCTCAACTGGGTCATTAGGTCAAGGACTTTCTTGTGGTGTAGGGATGGCGATTGCAGGAAAACGAGATAAAAAAGATTATCGTGTCTTCTCCTTATTAGGTGATGGGGAATGTCAAGAAGGCCAGATTTGGGAAGCAGCTCAGACTGCAGTGAAATATCAATTAGATAATTTAGTTGTATTTGTTGATAACAACAGACTTCAAATTGATGGCACTACTGATGAAGTCATGCCATTACAAGATTTAGAAAAGAAATTTGAAGTGTTTGGATTTGAAACAAAACGAATCGATGGACACTCAATGGAAGAGATTGTTGAGGTACTTGATGAAGTAAGATTTGCTAAAAATGGTAAGCCGAAATGTATCGTGATGGACACGATAAAAGGTAAAGGTGTTTCTTATATGGAAGATGTTGCTGATTGGCACGGAGTAGCTCCTAATGATGAAGAATATAAACAGGCAATTGGAGAAATCGCAGGGGGGTTAAAATAA
- the rpiB gene encoding ribose 5-phosphate isomerase B: MKVAIASDHGGITIRKEIISLLEEMNIEYIDLGCECQSSVDYPDYAVPVAEKVAKGEVERGILVCGTGIGMSIAANKVKGIRCALVHDTFSAKATREHNNSNILAMGERVIGPGLARDITKIWLTTSFEDGGRHENRINKVTELEMQYR, translated from the coding sequence ATGAAAGTAGCTATTGCATCAGATCATGGTGGTATAACAATTCGCAAAGAAATTATCTCTTTGCTTGAGGAAATGAATATAGAGTATATTGATTTAGGGTGTGAATGTCAATCTTCCGTAGATTACCCTGATTATGCGGTCCCGGTAGCAGAAAAGGTAGCAAAAGGTGAGGTAGAAAGAGGCATATTAGTGTGTGGCACTGGTATTGGAATGAGTATTGCCGCTAATAAGGTAAAGGGAATACGTTGTGCACTTGTTCACGATACCTTCAGCGCTAAAGCAACGAGAGAACATAATAACTCGAATATTCTAGCTATGGGAGAGCGTGTCATTGGTCCAGGATTAGCTCGTGATATTACAAAAATATGGTTAACTACCTCTTTCGAAGATGGCGGAAGACATGAAAATCGTATTAATAAGGTAACTGAACTTGAAATGCAATATAGATAA